The sequence CGTCCGGGCCGGGGTCGGCGTCGGGGTCCACGGGTCCGACGACGGCGTGCACACCGGGTGCGACCAGGCCGTACGTGCCGGGGCGCAGGGAGGCGAGCGAGCGGGTCAGTGTGATCCGGCCGTCGGCCACGTCGTGGACGGCGAGCCGTGGTCCGCCGGGCAGGGGGCGTCCGGGTTCGGGCCGCAGGGCCGCGTCGGCGGCGTGCCTGCCGATGGCGACGGCGGCCGCGCCGGCGCCCAACAGAGTGGTGGTGACGGCCGCTGCCGTCGCTGTGGCGGTACGCACTGCTCCAGTGTCGGGTCGGGGCCTCCGGCGGGCCACCGGAGCGGATCCGTCCACCGCCGGCGCGGGCCGGGCCGGGGGCGTGTGATCTGAGTCTCTTTCGGCGCTTCGGAGGTGGCGTCGGACGCGCGCCGGACACCCTCCGGAGGGGTTCATTCACCCGGCTTTGACGTGCATTAATAGCGTTATCTACGTAAGTATCAGGACGAATGGCCCGATCACACCCCGCGCCAGTACACCGCTCCGCCCGCACCAGTTCATCTTCCGTTCACTCAGGTTGCCTACGGTCGCCGAGCCACTGACGTCAAACAGAAGCCTGGGTAAATGGAGCACATAACGCTTCTCCTCGGGATCGTGATCATCACCGCTCTCGTGTTCGACTTCACGAACGGTTTCCACGACACAGCCAACGCGATGGCTACCACCATCTCGACCGGCGCCCTCAAGCCCAAGACGGCGGTGGCCATGTCCGCCGTGCTCAACCTCGTCGGCGCGTTCATGTCCGTGGAGGTCGCCAAGACGATCTCCAAGGGCCTCGTCAACGAGGAAGGCATCCAGCCAGAGGTGATCTTCGCCGCCCTGGTCGGAGCGATCCTCTGGAACCTCGTCACCTGGCTGGTCGGCCTCCCCTCCAGCTCCTCGCACGCCCTGATGGGTGGCCTGATCGGCGCCGCGGTCGCCTCCGCCGGCATCGGCGCGGTCAACGGCAGCGTCGTCGTCACCAAGGTCCTCATCCCCGCGATCGCCGCCCCGCTGGTGGCCGGCATCGCCGCGTACCTGGCCGCCAAGATCACCTACAAGCTGGGTGACAAGGTCGGCCAGAAGACCTCCGCCAAGGGCTACCGCGCCGGTCAGATCGCCTCGGCCGGTCTCGTCTCCCTCGCGCACGGCACCAACGACGCGCAGAAGACGATGGGCATCATCACCCTGGCCCTCATCGCCGGCGGCGCGATCGCGCCCGCCGCGAACCCGCCGGTCTGGGTCATCGTCTCCGCCGGTCTGGCCATCGCGATGGGCACCTACCTGGGCGGCTGGCGCATCATCCGCACCATGGGCACCGGCCTGACCGACCTGCAGCCGCAGCAGGGCTTCGCCGCCCAGACCTCGGCCGCGTCCGTCATCCTCGCCTCCTCGAACCTCGGCTTCTCGCTCTCCACGACCCACGCGTGCTCCGGCGCCGTCATGGGTTCGGGCCTGGGCCGCAAGGGCGGTGTGGTCCGCTGGTCCACCGCGACCCGCATGTTCATCGCCTGGGGCCTGACCCTGCCGGCCGCGGCGCTGGTCTCGGCCGGTGCCGAGCTGGTCATGCGTTCCGGTGACATCGGCGTCGCCGCCGTCGCCGTCTTCCTGGTCGCCTCCTGCTTCGCCATCTGGGTCATCTCCCGCCGCCAGGTCGTCGACCACAACAACGTCAACGACGTCGAGCAGGCGGACGCCGAGGCGCCGGGTGTCGTCACCACGGCCATCGCGGCCGTCACCGTCCCGCCGACCGTCGCCGCCGCCGGTACCACCGCCGCGGTCACGGACGAGGACCTCAAGGCCACCATCCCGGCCGAGACGACCGCCCCGACGACCGCACCGGCTCCGGCCGCCGCGGTCTGACCGAGACATACAGAGGAAACGGCAGTATGAAGATCGACTGGGAAGCACTCGGCTCCGTCTTCGGGGTCAGCCTCTCCGCCACCGTCGCCCTCGTGGCCCTGTTCACCCTGGGCCTGGTGGGCCTGTCCAAGCACGAGGCGGCCACCGAGCAGGGCGGCACCGCCACCCTCGCCCGCACCGGCGCGTACCTCTGCTTCGGGCTCGTCGCGGCGGCCGTGACGTACGGGATCTACCTGATCGTCTCCTGATCCGCCGCCGCAGGGCGGGTCGGGTGTGAAGGCTCCCTCCGGGTTTGTCCCGGGGGGAGCTTTCGCGTTCCCTCCTGCGCCCTCCGTCCCCGCCGCACCGCAGGTCAACGGCGAGTTGACGGGCGTTCGAGGCGCGTGGTGGACTGCCGGAGCCAATACGGCGGCATGGAGAGGAAGTCCGGTGCGAATCCGGCGCGGTCCCGCCACTGTCACCGGAATCGCACGCCGCGCGTGCGTCCCGGGAGCCAGGAACTCTCGCCGCCAGACACGTCGAACCAGGGCGCGGACCCTGAGTGAGGACATACCTGCCACCATGCGTGCCGATCGCGTCTTCGCGTACGGCGCCACGGCGGGCCTGATCGGCGACCGGATCCTCGGGGATCCGCGCCGAGGGCACCCCGTGGCCGCCTTCGGACGGGCCGCCGCCGCCGTCGAACGCTCCCTGTGGGGCGACGACCGCGCCCGGGGCCTTCTGCACACCCTGGTGTGCGCCGGGGGCGCGGCCGCCGTCGGAGCGCTGGGCGCCCGCGCCGTGCGCTCCCGGCCCGCGGCCGCCCGTATCGCCCTGACCGCCGCCGCCACCTGGGCCGTCGTGGGCGGCACCTCCCTGGGCCGTGAGGCCCGCGCCATCGGCGGCGCGCTCGCCGCCGGGGACATCGAGGTGGCCCGGGAGCGGCTGCCCCACCTGTGCGGACGCGACCCGCAGGCCCTGGACGGACAGCAGATGGCCCGCGCCGTCGTGGAGTCCGTCGCCGAGAACACCTCCGACGCGGTGGTGGGGGCCCTCGTATGGGGCGCCGCCGCCGGAGTCCCCGGGCTGCTGGCCTTCCGCGCCGTGAACACCCTGGACGCGATGGTCGGCCACAAGTCCCCCCGCTACCTGCGCTACGGCTGGGCCTCCGCCCGGCTCGACGACCTGGCCGGCTGGCCGGGGGCCCGGCTGACGGCGGTCGCCGCCGTACTGGCCGGCCCCGACCGGCGGGGCGCCGTACGGGCCTGGCGCGCGGACGCCGCCGCGCACCCGAGCCCGAACGCCGGCCCCGTGGAGGCCTCCTTCGCCGGGGCGCTGGGCGTCAGGCTGGGCGGAACCCTCGCGTACGGCGGCCGGGTCGAGCACCGGGCCGTACTGAACGGCGAGGCGGGGCGACCGGTGGAGGTCGCGGACATCGAGCGGGCGGTACGGCTGTCGCGCCAGGTGACCTGGCTGGCCCTGGGCGCCTGCGTGGCCGCCCGGCTGCTGGTCTCCCGCACGACAGGCACGACGCGCACGACGCGCACGGCACGTACGACACTGAGGGGGCGGCGCGGATGAGCGGCGCGAAGCGCGGCGGGGGTCTGCTGGTCGCGGGCACCACGTCGGACGCGGGCAAGAGCGTGGTCACGGCGGGCATCTGCCGTTGGCTGGCCCGGCAGGGTGTGAAGGTGGCGCCCTTCAAGGCGCAGAACATGTCGCTGAACTCCTTCGTGACCCTGGAGGGCGCCGAGATCGGGCGCGCCCAGGCGATGCAGGCCCAGGCGGCCCGCGTGGAGCCGACCGCGCTGATGAACCCGGTGCTGCTCAAGCCGGGCAGTGACCGCAGCAGCCAGGTGGTGCTGCTGGGCAAGCCGGTCGGCGAGATGAGCGCCCGCGGGTTCTTCGGGGGGGCTGGGGGGTCGTCCCCCGGGAAGGCGCTGCACGG comes from Streptomyces virginiae and encodes:
- a CDS encoding cobalamin biosynthesis protein, with the translated sequence MRADRVFAYGATAGLIGDRILGDPRRGHPVAAFGRAAAAVERSLWGDDRARGLLHTLVCAGGAAAVGALGARAVRSRPAAARIALTAAATWAVVGGTSLGREARAIGGALAAGDIEVARERLPHLCGRDPQALDGQQMARAVVESVAENTSDAVVGALVWGAAAGVPGLLAFRAVNTLDAMVGHKSPRYLRYGWASARLDDLAGWPGARLTAVAAVLAGPDRRGAVRAWRADAAAHPSPNAGPVEASFAGALGVRLGGTLAYGGRVEHRAVLNGEAGRPVEVADIERAVRLSRQVTWLALGACVAARLLVSRTTGTTRTTRTARTTLRGRRG
- a CDS encoding inorganic phosphate transporter; the protein is MEHITLLLGIVIITALVFDFTNGFHDTANAMATTISTGALKPKTAVAMSAVLNLVGAFMSVEVAKTISKGLVNEEGIQPEVIFAALVGAILWNLVTWLVGLPSSSSHALMGGLIGAAVASAGIGAVNGSVVVTKVLIPAIAAPLVAGIAAYLAAKITYKLGDKVGQKTSAKGYRAGQIASAGLVSLAHGTNDAQKTMGIITLALIAGGAIAPAANPPVWVIVSAGLAIAMGTYLGGWRIIRTMGTGLTDLQPQQGFAAQTSAASVILASSNLGFSLSTTHACSGAVMGSGLGRKGGVVRWSTATRMFIAWGLTLPAAALVSAGAELVMRSGDIGVAAVAVFLVASCFAIWVISRRQVVDHNNVNDVEQADAEAPGVVTTAIAAVTVPPTVAAAGTTAAVTDEDLKATIPAETTAPTTAPAPAAAV